The following coding sequences lie in one Rutidosis leptorrhynchoides isolate AG116_Rl617_1_P2 chromosome 6, CSIRO_AGI_Rlap_v1, whole genome shotgun sequence genomic window:
- the LOC139853500 gene encoding uncharacterized protein encodes MTSNAIQSVNNMTIRSILEKEKLNGNNFIDWYRNLQIVLKSERKLHHLENPLPEAPPETANATVRNAYTKLYNEQLEVACLMLASMTSELQRNLMDYNAYDMIEELKTMFQQQAEQELFETVKAFHACKHELG; translated from the coding sequence ATGACATCAAACGCAATTCAATCCGTAAACAACATGACCATAAGGTCAATCCTTGAGAAGGAAAAATTGAATGGTAACAATTTCATTGACTGGTATCGAAACCTTCAGATTGTCTTAAAGTCTGAAAGGAAGTTGCACCATCTGGAAAATCCTTTACCTGAAGCCCCACCTGAAACTGCTAATGCTACTGTTCGAAATGCTTATACTAAGCTGTATAACGAACAACTTGAAGTGGCATGTCTTATGCTTGCTAGCATGACCTCTGAGCTCCAAAGGAACTTAATGGACTACAATGCATATGACATGATCGAGGAACTCAAGACGATGTTCCAACAGCAGGCAGAACAGGAATTGTTTGAAACTGTGAAAGCGTTTCACGCTTGCAAACATGAGTTGGGGTAA
- the LOC139852443 gene encoding glycylpeptide N-tetradecanoyltransferase 1-like produces the protein MADNGSVNEDTRDQNTSSLEIINNDVSADELSREVQDTLTLSQRHKFWETQPVGQFKDLRDASLPEGPIEPPTPISEVKQEPYNLPNLYEWVTCDMDSEETCAEVYNLLTNNYVEDDENMFRFNYSKEFLRWALHPPGYYKTWHIGVRVKSSKKLVAFITGIPARMRVRSDIVSMAEVNFLCVHKKLRSKRLAPVMIKEVTRRVHLENIWQAAYTAGVVLPTPITSCQYWHRSLNPKKLIDVGFSRLGPRMTMSRTMKLYKLPDSTVTPGFRIMELRDVPAVTRLLRAYLMQFVVAPDFDELDVEHWILPKEDVVDSFVVESPETHKITDFCSFYTLPSSILGHPTHSTLKAAYSYYNVSTETPLLQLMNDALIVAKKKDFDVFNALDVMHNETFLKELKYGPGDGKLHYYLYNYRIKHILRPSELGLVLL, from the coding sequence ATGGCAGACAATGGTTCAGTGAATGAAGATACCAGAGATCAGAATACGTCGTCTTTGGAGATCATTAACAACGACGTTTCAGCCGATGAGTTGTCTAGAGAGGTTCAAGATACACTCACTCTTTCACAAAGGCATAAGTTTTGGGAAACACAGCCCGTGGGTCAGTTTAAGGATTTACGGGATGCTAGCCTACCCGAAGGCCCGATTGAACCTCCTACACCAATCTCGGAAGTGAAACAGGAACCTTATAATCTTCCAAATCTTTACGAGTGGGTCACTTGTGATATGGATTCTGAGGAGACGTGTGCTGAGGTTTATAATCTCCTTACAAACAATTACGTGGAAGATGATGAGAACATGTTTAGGTTCAATTATTCAAAAGAATTTCTTAGGTGGGCCCTTCATCCTCCTGGTTACTATAAGACCTGGCACATAGGTGTTCGTGTGAAAAGTTCGAAAAAGCTCGTGGCTTTTATTACTGGTATTCCTGCAAGAATGAGGGTTCGAAGTGATATTGTTAGCATGGCTGAAGTTAATTTCTTGTGTGTTCATAAGAAGCTCAGGTCAAAAAGATTGGCCCCTGTGATGATCAAAGAAGTAACCAGGAGGGTTCACTTGGAGAATATTTGGCAGGCTGCTTATACAGCAGGTGTGGTTCTTCCCACCCCGATAACATCTTGCCAATATTGGCACAGATCTTTGAACCCCAAAAAGCTTATTGATGTCGGGTTTTCAAGGCTTGGCCCAAGAATGACTATGAGCAGGACAATGAAGCTTTATAAACTGCCCGATTCGACAGTTACACCCGGTTTCAGAATAATGGAGCTTCGTGATGTTCCTGCAGTGACCCGATTGCTTAGGGCTTACTTGATGCAGTTTGTGGTTGCACCCGACTTTGATGAACTTGATGTGGAGCATTGGATTCTTCCAAAAGAGGATGTTGTTGACAGTTTTGTGGTTGAAAGCCCTGAGACTCACAAGATCACTGATTTCTGCAGTTTTTATACACTGCCTTCATCAATTCTTGGTCACCCGACTCACTCAACTTTGAAGGCAGCTTATTCTTACTATAATGTCTCAACTGAAACCCCTTTACTTCAGCTGATGAATGATGCTCTTATCGTGGCAAAAAAGAAGGATTTTGATGTTTTCAATGCGTTGGATGTGATGCATAATGAAACTTTCTTGAAGGAGTTGAAATACGGGCCTGGTGATGGTAAGCTTCACTATTATTTGTATAACTATAGGATTAAGCATATCTTAAGACCATCAGAACTtgggcttgtacttttgtaa